The Blattabacterium cuenoti genome includes a region encoding these proteins:
- the pyrH gene encoding UMP kinase, whose protein sequence is MKYKRSLLKLSGEALMGNNEFGLHSTRLQQYAEEVKKVVDMGAQVAIVIGGGNIFRGFSRIKEKIINRIEGDYMGMLATVINGIAFQSYLENVGICAYIQTAIRMDQIAEPFGKDRAIHHLEKGRVVIFVAGLGNPYFTTDTAAVLRAIEIKADVLLKGTRVDGIYTKDPEKDKYAKKLKNISFDMVYQMGIKVMDQTAFILGNENNLPIIIFDINRKGNFQKLISGEEIGTLVSKKK, encoded by the coding sequence ATGAAGTACAAAAGATCATTATTGAAATTAAGCGGAGAAGCTCTGATGGGAAATAACGAATTCGGACTTCATTCTACTCGTCTTCAACAATATGCTGAAGAAGTTAAAAAAGTGGTAGATATGGGAGCTCAAGTAGCTATAGTAATTGGAGGAGGAAATATATTTAGAGGTTTTTCTAGAATAAAGGAAAAGATTATAAATCGTATAGAAGGAGATTACATGGGCATGTTAGCCACCGTTATCAACGGAATCGCTTTTCAATCGTATTTAGAAAATGTAGGAATATGTGCTTATATTCAAACAGCTATTAGAATGGATCAAATAGCAGAACCTTTTGGGAAAGATAGAGCTATTCATCATCTTGAAAAAGGAAGAGTAGTAATATTTGTAGCAGGATTAGGAAATCCTTATTTTACTACAGATACAGCTGCTGTTTTACGAGCCATAGAAATCAAAGCTGATGTATTATTAAAAGGAACTAGAGTGGATGGAATTTATACCAAGGATCCGGAAAAAGATAAATATGCTAAAAAACTTAAAAATATATCCTTTGATATGGTATATCAAATGGGGATAAAAGTAATGGATCAAACTGCTTTTATTTTGGGAAATGAAAACAATTTACCGATTATTATTTTTGATATCAACAGAAAAGGGAATTTTCAAAAATTAATTTCTGGAGAAGAAATAGGAACTCTAGTTTCCAAAAAAAAATAA
- a CDS encoding aldehyde dehydrogenase family protein gives MFQTINPVDNNILKTYYFLSEKDIKTRLSIAHHAYKKWKNYPFDSKVKCLTKLYSCMQETIDITSYLITQEMGKPITQSRLEVNKSINLCKYYCQLKESIFFQKISTEYEKSYVRFESIGPILGIMPWNYPIWQTIRSAIPNLLLGNVILIKPAMNTAGCSMILEKIFIKSGFPEGVFQVLLIDISKIESVIANIVIQGVTFTGSTLSGSIIGSLSGKYIKKSVLELGGNDAFVVMKDVEDIKKTAKLATESRLNNTGQTCISAKRFIVDKSIVNDFIDIVIQEMKEYQKGDLYNESTKIGYISRSDLSEKLYQQYKNIILNGGKVCLETNKDGNFFSPSLLRIEKDNFIVKKEEIFGPIGIVSVFSREEEIPDIVNNTCYGLGASIWTKDLEKAEKLSKKIDTGMVFINDIVKSDPRIPFGGVKKSGYGRELSILSIKELSNWKTVIIKKS, from the coding sequence ATGTTTCAAACTATTAATCCTGTAGATAATAACATTTTAAAAACTTATTATTTTCTATCTGAAAAAGATATTAAAACTAGATTATCTATAGCTCATCATGCATACAAAAAGTGGAAAAATTATCCCTTTGATTCTAAAGTTAAATGTTTAACGAAATTATATTCTTGCATGCAAGAAACTATAGATATTACATCCTATCTAATTACCCAAGAAATGGGAAAGCCTATTACTCAGTCTCGTTTAGAAGTGAATAAGAGTATAAATTTGTGTAAATATTATTGTCAACTGAAAGAGTCCATTTTTTTTCAAAAAATATCTACTGAATATGAAAAATCTTATGTAAGATTTGAATCTATAGGCCCTATATTAGGAATCATGCCTTGGAATTATCCTATTTGGCAAACCATAAGATCTGCTATTCCTAATTTATTATTAGGAAATGTAATTCTTATTAAACCAGCTATGAATACAGCAGGATGCTCTATGATTTTGGAAAAAATATTTATAAAATCAGGTTTTCCTGAAGGAGTTTTTCAAGTTTTGTTAATAGATATTTCTAAAATAGAATCAGTTATAGCTAATATAGTTATACAAGGAGTCACATTTACGGGAAGTACTTTATCTGGAAGCATTATAGGATCATTATCTGGAAAATATATCAAAAAATCTGTTTTGGAGTTGGGAGGAAATGATGCTTTTGTAGTCATGAAAGATGTTGAAGACATTAAAAAAACGGCTAAGTTAGCTACAGAATCCAGATTAAATAATACAGGACAAACATGTATTTCTGCAAAAAGGTTTATTGTAGATAAATCTATAGTAAATGATTTTATAGATATAGTTATTCAAGAAATGAAAGAATATCAGAAAGGAGATTTATATAATGAATCGACCAAAATTGGTTATATATCCCGTTCTGATTTATCTGAAAAATTATATCAGCAATATAAGAATATCATATTAAATGGAGGAAAAGTCTGTTTAGAAACTAATAAAGATGGAAATTTTTTTTCTCCCTCTTTATTGAGAATAGAAAAAGATAATTTTATTGTGAAAAAAGAAGAAATTTTTGGACCAATAGGAATTGTTTCTGTTTTTTCTAGAGAGGAAGAAATTCCTGATATTGTCAATAATACATGTTACGGATTAGGAGCATCTATTTGGACAAAAGATTTAGAAAAAGCTGAAAAATTATCCAAAAAAATAGATACTGGTATGGTTTTTATTAATGATATTGTTAAATCAGATCCTCGTATCCCTTTTGGAGGAGTCAAGAAATCTGGGTATGGTAGAGAACTATCTATTTTATCTATAAAAGAATTATCCAATTGGAAAACGGTGATTATAAAAAAATCATAA
- a CDS encoding SufE family protein: protein MTLHKKEEIIKKEFHILKNWEEKYEYLIDLGKELPKQPDEFRSDEKLIHGCQSKIWLDAKLKGSRIFFDADGDALLPRGMASLMIRVYSGLFPFEIIYSNTNFIYEIGFQTFLSPIRANGMLLFLKKIKIYAIALNSKISIGSNDRI, encoded by the coding sequence ATGACTTTGCATAAAAAAGAAGAAATAATAAAAAAAGAGTTTCATATTCTAAAAAATTGGGAAGAAAAATATGAATATTTAATAGATTTGGGGAAAGAATTGCCCAAACAACCAGATGAATTTAGATCAGATGAAAAATTAATTCATGGTTGTCAATCAAAAATTTGGTTGGATGCTAAATTGAAAGGTTCACGTATTTTTTTCGATGCAGATGGGGATGCTTTATTACCTAGAGGAATGGCGTCTCTTATGATTCGTGTTTATTCAGGACTTTTTCCCTTTGAAATTATTTATTCGAACACTAATTTTATTTATGAAATAGGATTTCAAACTTTTTTATCCCCTATTAGAGCTAATGGCATGCTTTTATTTTTAAAAAAAATAAAAATTTATGCCATAGCTCTAAATTCCAAAATTTCTATTGGATCAAATGATCGAATTTAA
- the leuS gene encoding leucine--tRNA ligase, translating into MEYNFREIEKRWQIYWKKHNVFHTKENEKQKYYILNMFPYPSGAGLHVGHCLGYIASDIYARYKRAEGYNVLNPIGFDSFGLPAEQYAIQTGKHPYDTTRQNSQKYKNQMNKIGLSFDWNRELYTSNPNYYRWTQWMFIQIFNSWYDKNCEKAKPIDLLIEEFNKNGNNFINASTSYNYKFNSKTWNELSFTEKESILLDYRLAFLCNNIVNWCPDLGTVLANDEIKNGKSQRGGYPVYKKKMLQWHIRISAYAERLITGLNLIDCSQSLKKLQFNWIGKSMGVSLSLNITHPMNNIKKIKLFISRPEMIFGITFVVLSPDHPLADQISIHFHKKSVLTYLMQEFSIDENRKNISGVFTGNYVFHPFIKKKQIPIYISSSFPVENHTKSMIGIPGYEEISKKFAQKFGLEIIQICEKKNINKNEDICINSDFLNGLNSKEAREKIIEILVKQKIGKKNTSYKIRDAIFSRQRYWGEPIPIYFKNRIPKTIPIDQLPILLPKIDNYHPKDGKSSLIRAKNWAWDEINMKIVPNTLIDYKHVFPIETSTMPSWAGSSWYFLRYMDVNNHQFFLDKRKENYWKNVDLYIGGSEHSTGHLIYARFWHKFLKDRGWIKTEEPFKKILNQGMILSYSASILKIIGENTFVSYGLRNQKYYSFQEIYVDLSLIKKNNELDIEKFKKNRPEFSSAIFLLERGTFFCKRKLEKMSKSKYNVINPDDIYEKYGSDIFRIYEMFLGPITQSKPWDEEKINGIKNFINKLWRLFHKNENFKVSEVNPTFKELQILHHTIKKIQDKMQSFSLNTSISSFMIFVNQLTMLKCNKRKILEPLVQLIAPFAPHIAEELWYKLGKKKSIIHYPIPVFNSKYLIIDQITYPIMFNGKLKFIEKFDSNISIKEIKNKILNHPKTKSFLKEKILKKLIIVPKKIINILYY; encoded by the coding sequence ATGGAATATAATTTTAGAGAAATAGAAAAACGTTGGCAAATATACTGGAAAAAACATAATGTTTTTCATACTAAAGAAAACGAAAAACAGAAATACTATATTCTAAATATGTTTCCTTATCCTTCTGGAGCAGGACTTCATGTAGGACATTGTTTAGGCTATATCGCATCAGATATTTATGCCAGATATAAACGTGCAGAAGGATATAACGTTTTAAACCCTATAGGATTTGATTCTTTTGGGTTACCAGCAGAACAATATGCGATTCAAACAGGTAAACATCCTTATGATACCACTCGTCAAAATTCACAAAAGTATAAAAATCAAATGAATAAAATAGGTCTTTCTTTTGACTGGAATCGTGAATTATACACTAGCAATCCAAATTATTATCGTTGGACTCAATGGATGTTTATTCAAATATTTAATTCTTGGTACGACAAAAACTGTGAAAAAGCCAAACCTATAGATCTTTTAATTGAAGAATTTAATAAAAATGGAAATAATTTTATCAATGCAAGTACTTCTTACAATTATAAATTTAATTCAAAAACATGGAATGAACTAAGTTTTACTGAAAAAGAATCTATTCTTTTAGATTATCGTTTAGCTTTTTTATGCAACAATATAGTGAATTGGTGTCCAGACTTAGGCACTGTTTTGGCTAATGATGAAATCAAAAATGGAAAAAGTCAAAGAGGGGGATATCCAGTCTATAAAAAAAAAATGTTACAATGGCACATAAGAATTAGCGCATATGCAGAAAGACTCATAACAGGATTAAATTTGATTGATTGTTCTCAATCCCTAAAAAAATTGCAATTTAACTGGATAGGAAAATCAATGGGAGTTTCTCTTTCATTAAATATTACGCATCCCATGAATAATATCAAAAAAATTAAATTATTTATTTCTCGTCCAGAAATGATATTTGGAATAACTTTTGTTGTCTTATCTCCAGATCATCCACTTGCAGATCAAATAAGTATTCATTTCCATAAAAAAAGTGTTTTAACATATCTTATGCAAGAATTTTCTATTGATGAAAATCGAAAAAATATTTCTGGTGTTTTTACAGGAAATTATGTTTTTCATCCTTTCATTAAAAAAAAACAAATTCCTATTTATATTAGTAGCTCTTTTCCTGTAGAAAATCATACAAAATCCATGATAGGAATTCCTGGATATGAAGAAATAAGTAAAAAATTTGCTCAAAAGTTTGGATTAGAAATTATTCAAATTTGTGAAAAAAAAAACATCAATAAAAATGAGGATATATGTATTAATTCTGATTTTTTAAATGGATTAAATAGCAAAGAGGCAAGAGAAAAAATAATAGAAATATTAGTGAAACAAAAAATAGGAAAGAAAAATACAAGTTACAAAATACGTGATGCTATTTTTTCTAGACAAAGATATTGGGGAGAGCCAATTCCTATTTATTTTAAAAATAGAATTCCAAAAACAATTCCTATAGATCAATTACCTATTCTTCTTCCGAAAATAGATAATTATCATCCTAAGGATGGAAAATCTTCATTAATTAGAGCAAAAAATTGGGCTTGGGATGAAATAAATATGAAAATTGTTCCAAATACCCTTATTGATTATAAACATGTGTTTCCTATAGAAACCAGCACAATGCCAAGTTGGGCCGGATCTAGTTGGTATTTTCTTAGATATATGGATGTTAACAATCATCAATTTTTTCTTGATAAAAGAAAAGAAAATTATTGGAAGAATGTTGATTTATATATTGGAGGATCTGAACATAGTACTGGACATTTAATTTATGCAAGATTTTGGCACAAATTTTTGAAAGATAGAGGATGGATTAAAACTGAAGAACCCTTTAAAAAAATATTAAATCAAGGAATGATTCTCAGTTATTCTGCTTCTATACTAAAGATTATAGGGGAAAATACCTTTGTATCTTATGGACTAAGAAATCAAAAATACTATTCATTTCAAGAAATCTATGTAGATCTTTCCTTAATAAAAAAGAACAACGAATTGGATATAGAAAAATTTAAAAAAAACCGACCAGAATTTAGTTCTGCTATTTTTCTATTAGAAAGAGGAACTTTTTTTTGTAAAAGAAAATTGGAAAAAATGTCTAAATCCAAATATAATGTCATAAATCCTGATGATATCTATGAAAAATATGGATCAGATATATTTCGAATTTATGAAATGTTTTTAGGTCCTATTACTCAATCTAAACCTTGGGACGAAGAAAAAATAAATGGAATAAAAAATTTTATAAACAAATTATGGCGTTTATTTCATAAAAATGAAAATTTTAAAGTTAGCGAAGTCAATCCAACATTTAAAGAATTACAAATTTTACATCATACCATAAAAAAAATACAGGATAAAATGCAATCTTTTTCTTTGAATACATCTATTAGTTCATTTATGATTTTTGTGAATCAATTAACTATGTTAAAATGCAATAAAAGAAAAATATTAGAACCTTTAGTTCAATTAATAGCACCATTTGCTCCTCATATAGCTGAAGAATTATGGTATAAATTAGGGAAAAAAAAATCTATTATTCATTATCCAATTCCTGTTTTCAATTCAAAGTATCTAATAATAGATCAAATCACATATCCAATTATGTTTAATGGAAAATTGAAATTTATAGAAAAATTTGATTCTAATATTTCAATAAAAGAAATAAAAAATAAGATTTTAAATCACCCAAAAACAAAATCTTTTTTAAAAGAAAAAATTTTAAAAAAATTAATTATAGTACCAAAAAAAATAATAAATATTTTATATTATTGA
- the rpoN gene encoding RNA polymerase factor sigma-54 yields the protein MLKQKLSQKGQHKLSPQQIKLMKLVQLSTLDFEQRVKQEMEENPALEEENFSDLEEEISDSENDFDLTEDQNQSIDISEIDEYLSDDEIEDFKVNHQNYGVEKHIPIISGVSFQEYLKNQLHTFRLNKEDLLIADFVLGNIDDDGYIRRKITSIVDDILLILGISVTAEKVEKLILNYIQKLDPVGVGSRDLQECLLIQLEKKKITEEVLLAKKIIQYNFESFVKKHYQKLQKKLGITKKDLRKSIFQIEKLNPKPGKIYSENTKNLNHIIPDFTIRILDNKLELSLNQRNIPEIKVSSIYLDMLKSYKSSKEKNLKKNEETIVFLKQKIDSAKWFVDAIKKRQNTLMLTMNAIMDYQKEYFLTGDQIKIKPMILKNISQKIGVGISTVSRVANSKYVNTPYGTFLIKSFFSEKMKNKEGEEISSIEIKKLLVESIAQENKKKPLTDEKLSKILKKKGYLVARRTVAKYRDQMHIPVARMRKNL from the coding sequence ATGTTAAAACAGAAATTATCACAAAAAGGACAACACAAACTCTCTCCACAACAAATTAAACTCATGAAACTAGTTCAGCTATCTACTTTAGATTTTGAACAAAGAGTTAAACAAGAAATGGAAGAAAATCCTGCATTAGAAGAAGAAAATTTTTCTGATTTAGAAGAAGAAATTTCTGATTCTGAAAATGATTTTGATCTTACAGAAGATCAAAATCAATCCATAGATATTTCTGAAATTGATGAATATTTGAGTGATGATGAAATTGAAGATTTTAAAGTCAATCATCAAAATTATGGTGTAGAAAAACATATTCCTATTATTTCTGGAGTTTCTTTTCAAGAATATTTGAAAAATCAATTGCATACTTTTCGTTTGAACAAAGAAGATTTATTGATAGCAGATTTTGTATTAGGAAATATAGATGATGACGGTTATATAAGAAGAAAGATCACATCTATAGTAGATGATATTCTTTTAATACTTGGAATATCAGTTACTGCAGAAAAAGTAGAAAAACTAATTTTAAACTATATACAAAAATTAGATCCTGTGGGTGTAGGATCCAGAGATTTACAAGAATGTCTACTTATTCAATTGGAAAAAAAAAAAATAACTGAAGAGGTTCTTCTAGCCAAAAAAATTATCCAATATAATTTTGAATCTTTTGTAAAAAAACATTATCAAAAACTGCAAAAAAAGTTAGGAATCACAAAAAAAGATTTAAGGAAATCTATTTTTCAAATAGAAAAATTAAATCCAAAGCCAGGAAAAATTTATTCTGAAAATACCAAAAATTTAAATCATATCATTCCAGATTTTACTATTCGTATTTTAGACAATAAACTAGAGCTTTCTTTAAATCAAAGAAATATACCAGAAATAAAAGTATCATCTATATATTTAGATATGTTAAAATCTTATAAATCTTCAAAAGAAAAAAATCTGAAGAAAAATGAGGAAACCATTGTTTTTTTGAAACAAAAAATAGATTCAGCAAAATGGTTTGTAGATGCAATCAAAAAACGTCAAAATACGTTGATGTTAACAATGAATGCTATTATGGATTATCAAAAAGAATATTTTTTAACTGGAGATCAAATTAAAATAAAACCTATGATCTTAAAAAACATTTCACAAAAAATTGGTGTAGGAATTTCTACCGTTTCACGTGTAGCTAATAGCAAATACGTCAATACACCATACGGTACTTTTTTGATTAAAAGTTTTTTTTCTGAGAAAATGAAAAACAAAGAAGGAGAAGAAATTTCCTCTATTGAAATCAAAAAACTTTTAGTAGAATCCATAGCTCAGGAAAATAAAAAAAAACCTCTTACCGATGAAAAACTATCTAAAATTCTCAAAAAAAAAGGCTATTTAGTAGCTAGAAGGACTGTTGCTAAATATAGAGATCAAATGCATATTCCTGTTGCAAGAATGCGAAAGAATTTATGA
- the frr gene encoding ribosome recycling factor — MDELNDIFFSCKKDMEKIVKQLKEEIHRIRLGSKSIVSLLEKIKIKCYGSTFLLIEVANITIVDNMNITIHPWDRSTVTHIDKAIIDANLGFMPTNKGESIHIHLPIITEEGRKNFLKKIKLQTENAKVLIRNVRKKNNQNIRKLKISEDFSKSGENRIQKITSEYIQKIEDFFLYKEKEILRI; from the coding sequence ATGGATGAATTAAACGATATTTTTTTTTCTTGTAAAAAAGATATGGAAAAAATTGTTAAACAACTAAAGGAAGAAATTCATCGTATTCGATTAGGTAGCAAATCTATAGTTTCTCTTTTGGAAAAAATAAAAATAAAGTGTTATGGAAGTACTTTCCTGCTTATAGAAGTAGCAAATATTACTATTGTAGACAACATGAATATTACTATTCATCCTTGGGATCGTTCTACTGTTACACATATAGATAAAGCTATAATAGATGCTAATCTGGGTTTTATGCCAACTAATAAAGGAGAATCCATTCATATACATTTACCCATTATTACAGAAGAAGGAAGAAAAAATTTTCTGAAAAAAATCAAATTACAAACAGAAAATGCAAAAGTACTCATAAGAAATGTAAGAAAAAAAAATAATCAAAATATAAGAAAATTAAAAATATCCGAAGATTTTTCTAAATCAGGAGAAAACCGTATACAAAAAATAACAAGTGAATATATACAAAAAATAGAAGATTTCTTCCTTTATAAAGAAAAAGAAATACTGAGAATATAA
- a CDS encoding Glu/Leu/Phe/Val family dehydrogenase, with protein MSKNNQNKTGKYSFFNCIEKNFDKAAQFLSIEKGLLEQIKACNAVYRMHFPVKIGKEIKVIEAYRVQHSHHKLPCKGGIRYSIKVNQDEVMTLAALMSYKCAIVDVPFGGAKGGIKIDPQTISEEDIEKITRRYTSELIKKNFIGPGIDVPAPDYGTGEREMSWIFDTFLSIRPGDVDALACVTGKPVSQGGVRGRKEATGLGVFYGIRELCSMKEDMLSVGLDVGLVGKKIIIQGLGNVGYHAATFFHEAGAIIVALAEREGAIYNQKGLNVSKVILHLKNTGSILNFPEAKNIENTENALELECDILIPAALENVIHKNNANRIKAKIIGEAANGPITPEADEILEKKGVIIVPDIYLNAGGVTVSYFEWIKNLSHVRYGRMEKKFSENMNAELLQVIENICKKKISIKEKKIILRGPREIDLVRSGLEDTMISGFHKISDLKKSSKIENMRTAAFVLAINKIVDSYEKLGIFP; from the coding sequence ATGTCAAAAAACAACCAAAATAAAACTGGTAAATATAGTTTTTTTAATTGTATAGAAAAAAATTTTGATAAAGCCGCACAATTTCTTTCTATTGAAAAAGGTCTTTTAGAACAAATTAAAGCTTGTAATGCCGTATATCGCATGCATTTTCCTGTGAAAATAGGAAAAGAAATCAAAGTTATTGAAGCTTATAGAGTTCAACATTCTCATCATAAACTACCTTGTAAAGGAGGAATTAGATATAGCATAAAAGTTAATCAAGATGAAGTCATGACTTTGGCTGCTTTGATGAGCTACAAATGCGCTATAGTTGACGTTCCTTTTGGAGGTGCTAAAGGCGGTATTAAGATTGATCCACAAACTATATCAGAAGAAGATATAGAAAAAATAACTCGTCGTTATACTTCTGAATTAATTAAGAAAAATTTTATTGGTCCAGGAATAGATGTCCCTGCTCCTGATTATGGAACTGGAGAAAGAGAAATGAGTTGGATTTTTGATACATTTCTATCTATTCGTCCTGGAGATGTAGACGCATTAGCCTGTGTAACAGGAAAACCTGTATCTCAAGGAGGAGTTAGAGGAAGAAAAGAAGCAACAGGATTAGGTGTTTTTTATGGTATTAGAGAATTATGTAGTATGAAAGAAGATATGCTATCTGTAGGTCTTGATGTTGGATTGGTTGGAAAAAAAATTATAATACAAGGGTTAGGAAATGTTGGTTATCATGCTGCTACTTTTTTTCATGAAGCAGGAGCAATTATTGTGGCTTTAGCAGAAAGAGAAGGAGCCATTTATAATCAAAAAGGATTGAATGTTTCCAAAGTTATTCTCCATTTGAAAAATACTGGATCTATATTAAATTTTCCAGAAGCAAAAAATATCGAAAATACAGAAAATGCTTTAGAATTAGAATGTGATATTTTAATTCCTGCAGCATTAGAAAATGTAATCCATAAAAATAATGCGAATCGTATTAAAGCTAAAATTATTGGAGAAGCGGCAAATGGACCTATTACTCCAGAAGCTGATGAAATACTGGAAAAAAAAGGTGTCATTATAGTTCCTGACATTTATTTAAATGCAGGAGGAGTTACTGTTTCCTATTTTGAATGGATAAAAAATTTAAGCCACGTACGTTATGGACGCATGGAAAAAAAATTTAGCGAAAATATGAATGCAGAATTACTACAAGTAATTGAAAATATTTGCAAAAAAAAAATTTCAATAAAAGAGAAAAAAATTATATTGAGAGGACCAAGGGAAATAGACTTAGTGCGTAGTGGGTTAGAAGATACAATGATTAGTGGGTTCCACAAAATTAGTGATCTGAAAAAATCATCAAAAATAGAAAATATGCGAACTGCAGCATTTGTACTTGCTATAAATAAAATTGTAGATTCTTATGAAAAATTAGGAATTTTTCCATAA
- the asnS gene encoding asparagine--tRNA ligase, which yields MIKKYSIKELLNKGKFFLNKKVLVEGWIRSFRYSIFITLNDGSTIRNLQIILSEKFRKEITKKITIGTSIQVIGIVTESIGKKQCIELQSLEINIYGSVPSSTLQKSILQPKKHSFEKLRQQAHLRFQTNIFSCIMRIRHHMAFCIHQYFHEKGFFYLHSPIITTSNCEGSGKMFQITTMDLKENPIDYKKDFFKCKTYLSVSGQLEAETAVLGLGKVYTFGPVFRAENSNTSRHLSEFWMIEPEIAFYHLEENMNLAEDFLKFIIRYILDKNMEDLSFLNEHLKKWEKKDKEYLLEKLEIVLKFPFQRISYTEAIKILLQEEKKQKIKFFHPVVWGMDLQSEHEQYLVDKYFKIPVIVFDYPSCIKAFYMRINNDGKTVRAMDILFPEIGEIIGGSQREERYEILLQRIKDTNTDKNKLWWYLDTRRFGSVPHSGFGLGFDRLVQFITGMNNIRDVIPFPRTPNNAEF from the coding sequence ATGATAAAAAAATATTCAATTAAAGAATTATTAAATAAAGGAAAATTTTTTCTAAACAAAAAAGTATTGGTTGAAGGATGGATTCGTTCTTTTCGTTATTCTATTTTTATCACTTTAAATGATGGATCTACAATTAGGAATCTGCAAATTATTTTATCCGAAAAATTTAGAAAGGAAATTACAAAAAAAATAACAATTGGAACTTCAATTCAAGTTATAGGAATTGTAACAGAAAGTATAGGAAAAAAACAATGTATAGAACTGCAGTCTTTAGAAATTAATATATATGGATCTGTACCTTCGTCTACTCTTCAAAAATCTATTTTGCAACCTAAAAAACATAGTTTTGAAAAACTTCGTCAACAGGCTCATTTACGTTTTCAAACAAATATTTTCAGCTGTATCATGCGAATTCGTCATCATATGGCTTTTTGTATACATCAATATTTCCATGAAAAAGGATTTTTTTACCTTCATTCTCCAATAATTACTACTTCAAATTGTGAAGGAAGTGGGAAAATGTTTCAAATTACTACTATGGATTTAAAAGAGAATCCAATAGATTATAAAAAAGATTTTTTTAAATGTAAAACTTATTTAAGTGTATCCGGACAACTAGAAGCGGAAACAGCCGTTTTGGGATTAGGAAAAGTATATACATTTGGACCTGTATTTCGTGCAGAAAATTCCAATACTTCACGGCATTTATCCGAATTTTGGATGATAGAACCAGAAATTGCTTTTTATCATCTAGAAGAAAATATGAATTTAGCTGAAGATTTTTTAAAATTTATTATCAGATACATTCTTGATAAGAATATGGAAGATTTATCATTTTTAAATGAACACTTAAAAAAATGGGAAAAAAAGGATAAAGAATACCTTTTAGAAAAATTAGAAATTGTACTAAAATTTCCATTTCAAAGAATCAGCTATACAGAAGCTATAAAAATTCTTCTTCAAGAAGAAAAAAAACAAAAGATAAAATTTTTTCATCCTGTTGTTTGGGGAATGGATTTACAATCTGAACATGAACAATATTTAGTCGATAAGTATTTTAAGATTCCTGTTATTGTGTTTGATTATCCTTCTTGTATCAAAGCTTTTTATATGCGTATAAATAATGATGGAAAAACAGTTAGAGCTATGGATATTTTATTTCCAGAAATAGGAGAGATTATTGGTGGGTCTCAAAGAGAAGAACGTTATGAAATTTTATTACAACGCATCAAAGATACAAATACGGATAAAAATAAACTTTGGTGGTATTTAGATACACGTCGTTTCGGTTCTGTTCCTCACAGTGGATTTGGGTTAGGTTTTGATCGTTTAGTTCAATTCATTACAGGAATGAATAATATTCGTGATGTTATTCCATTTCCAAGAACTCCAAATAATGCAGAGTTTTAA